The Leguminivora glycinivorella isolate SPB_JAAS2020 chromosome 2, LegGlyc_1.1, whole genome shotgun sequence DNA window ATTTAAGATATTAAGTGTTAATTGGGAAGCGTgacatttatagattttttatcTTGTATGTGAGGCTAAGACGATTGTAAAGCAGTCTTAAAAACCAAAGTGTAGCGTATTGGACAAATAATAGTCAATAGCTTTATTATGATACATGTTATAACAAGTATTATTAGTTTTTATAAGAttgtttatgttttttattacgCTAAATAAAGAATACTTCACATAAAACTCTCTGATCTTTACTTTAAATGTACCTCAAAGTTGTAGCGTAATGGATCTTCACACTGGGGCATCATCAGTTTAAAGTATGTTTTTATCAATATATAATGTTATTTGTGGAACTTAAgttgtatttacataaaatagaGTAATAAAGCAGTCAATTTAAAGCATTTCTaacaaaaaacttaaaaaaaaatcggggTGGAATTCCATTACGTGACGGAACAAAATTTGAAAAAGGCCCTGTAATATTAGCtgaaaattgttgagcattagactttatgttcgtcgcgacatctattaacAAATAGCAGTATAATTAAGTAGCACTGATAATTAATGTAGCGGTACATTTAAtttcttctgcttgtaatataagttgtaaattgttttaatattacatttttgcagACGCGACAATGGTGACACCTAgcgtcgagtagtggtactgataatttacgctagttgacgcgtgattgccgcgtggatgacgctagatgtcactaaataacttgcatttactgatgtatggagttgcaactcttcatttacttattcctctatgctaaaaccaacgccaaaacgaAAAGGGGTTATAGGACATCTCATCATGCTATCACATTAAGCGTATTtgacgtttttattttatttttattttttttttaattttttttttgatgtactttaacacttagagactatacatctctaaaatctcttattaatcatagtagctttgtactttgtataatttattgaaatgaatttccatagagtaggtacctagtctgttaatttaatatttctttttttttgatgaatacttttgctgattaaattgtatctcgttttgtaatgcatgttaattataagatgtaatgttttgaaaagaagtggcccgccgagtttcttgccggtcccatagtggatacccccctccaactgaggggggattgaaatcttctcgaggctgaggcgtagggttagagccggcgtagctttatttgacgttcataagcgcattataatatgcctacttggaaaataaatattacatttcatttcaatgaaaATGTCATTTCTTCATTTCAATTCAACCATGGTTTTATTGGCCGAGGGAGGGAGTAGTGTAACTAAGGATAAAAGTGAAAAAGTACAAATATCCCGAAAACCATGACATCTTCATTAAGGTCAAATCCATATAATGTGATAGCTATAATGAGATGTCCTATCACCCCTATTCGTTTTGGCGttagttttggaaaaatgtTTTCAACATGACATTAATCCGGAAGGTAACGGCCAACTTGAAGTACAGCAACTTGAGGTGCGAGAACTCGTTTACTTATGCCAGCTCCAGTACATTtcagcattcccactccgtcaaaaaaaaaaactccagtACATTTAGGTATTTGATTGGTTTGCTGAAAAAATCTAAAACTGTAATGTGAGTTCGCGCACCGTGTAAATAGGCTCTTATTCATActatacttatttgttttaaatgGGACAAAGTTGCTGTTTAACTGCATCAACTGCATTTGTGCTAATGTTGATACCCGAGTAAGCGAAAGATTTCAATTATTGAACCGAGAGCAGAGTCCCAATGGTTCAGATTGTGggatcttgagcgttgtgagggtttttaggcacgtaggttaaacaaattttgccactgTAGTTACAAGAAATTTTTCACGAGGAAAATATTCACTGtaaaacattaaactaaatcatattcacatttttttttaatttataatttataattcaaaattgaCTCAATTCTACTACCAGCCAGATTTGGGCATCAATTTAAAAgcttgtatgaaattactttgcacttgtTGTAAACGGCAACTTAGtcattcgtttttagggttccgtaccaaaaaggtacaaaaggaaccctttcTAAATATCACGAGAACTATAAttatgctatcgacttgaaatttggaatagttatgaacattattAACTTGTAGTGGAAAAAAAGAatttatgaaggaaaatgtaaaaaaaataccgataATGCCGAAATATCAGTCAACCAGTTGTTATGGTAAAAAAATTATTAGACCTTTGCGATCTCATTGTAACGgtagtaaaaataaatttaataagaatacatattatatttgtttgtttttctcCAGTGCCGTGCACAGTGCCGGGCGCAAGAGCAAAAGCCGGGTACATGCCCCGGTGAAGACCTGCCTCAGTGGCAAGCCGCTTGTGTCAAAACCTGCGACTTGGACTACCAGTGCGATGGCACGCAGCGGTGCTGCCACCACGGCTGTGGGTCTACCTGCAGCGAACCTACAGACCTACTGACATTGCCAGGTACGTACTGCTAGCACACCTCGCAAAATGGCCATcatatatatgaaaaaaaacgcacacagtctaagcttgtgAGCGAGTGAAATAAGACAACAACCCTCCCCTCCCCTTTTCTGTGACGAGCTTTCCACTTTTTTTTATGTAGGAGATTCTGGTCGGGTCGGTCGCGTGACTAGCTGGTTTTTGACAGCCGGTGAgaagagcgggtgggcggcactttagTGGGAGCCAGAGACCATACTTTACGATAACTCTCTAGCTGTGCTGCTAGGAACTATTAGGATCCTGACTAAACACCTTCACGGAACGCAGTTGATTACTACCACCCAACTCTTATCGATGGTTCTGTCTTTAATGATCCCGTGAATCTATACCTACTCGGTGAAGTATTTACGTCATTGACATCAATGAGCAACTCGAGTCCGCATAGGACCGGACGTCACTTAGCTGTGTACATGTGTTTAGGCTAATTAACTGTGCCAGGAGGAGCCATTACTTCATTAAGTAATTATTAGTtagcccaggccccgtagccgaatggcatttctccgacgccaaacgaaaacgaaacgtagtccggctctgtcgcgccaatatgcaagagcgatagggatagatatctactagcgtttcgtttcgtgagcgtttgtgccattcggctacgcaccctggtcaGAAGCCCGAAGGATACTCTTTACCGTCGGTACACGCTTGTTAATAAGGAAAACAACTGagagaaaatataaataataacatgATAGTAACATCTAGGTCCCTATTCAATGAACTTCCACGTCACAATTCACAATGGAATTCCCGACACAGCGTCATACATACCTGCGAGAACACGATGCATTGCCCTCAATAGAAAGCTATACAATAACAGGCAAACACCTCTGACAATGGTTGTGAATGTTGAAACAAAACCAACTCAGTTTGTAAACTAATAAGcgcaaaataataaatttagtttgatttgatttagtttgatgttttatagtcagtattttgttcgtgttggtgtgatgaaaatatttgtgtttcactcggtggcaaagcttgtttaacctacgtgccttgaaaccctcgcaacctcaagattccactttttgaaccactcgctacgctcggggttaaatattggaatctttcgcttgctcgggtatcaatattggcacgtgcggttaaacaacaactttgcccccttgtactgTTTTTTAACCATAAAGAAAGAAAATTTGTTTaggtataaaaattataaaactaaacgattatttaataattctattaaaaaaatgaCTGTATATACCTACCCATTAAACTGAgataaaatatgattttacAGGACTCCCAGCATTACCAATCATAGAAGAAGTGAAAGAGAAGCGGAAATCAATTCTCATTAGATGGTCCGATGGCGTTGGAGACCTAGCCCGAGCAGTGCCTGGCAAGATTCTGTATCTGCTTGAGGAGCAACACCATCTCGGACCGAAATATGAGGAGACGAGGCTTGGAGGATGGAATCTACTATTAAGAACCAATAAGTAAGTTACCTAAGTATGTTCTTTGTATAGATATGCGTTGGTTGTAGGTTGGTTATAGGCGTTATAAAATGGtcagtggcatcgtagctcccgaatgaatatgaaccgatttagattttttttgtttaaaagctgaattagtcgggagtgttcttaaccatgtttgatcgaaatcggcccactatgtcggggttattttattatttaaattttgtggttaggttaaacTAAGATATGTGATTGTGGTAATTTCGCCCGCCACTCTCTTTATTTTGTTGGCATATGTAAAACTGAAACCACGGGAGAATTGTAAATTTGAACTCGACGGTGACTTACCTTATCCCGTTGTTAGTTGTCTTCGTGTCATAATAATTGTTCTTTTATTATTAGCGGTGGCACTATAATATTCAATGTAATGAAATTGCACAGCGGAATCAAGAAAAAGAAGAAAGTGTTTAACAGCTGCGATCTCGCGGCGACTGGAACAATTATATGAATGCAATATGAATGTCAATTGTCTGTCTGTCAAGACGTCAATGTCCTGTCTAGGGTCTAGGTGGACAGCTAGTCACCGTAgagtttttatataaaaaaagtttagtGCCGAAAGGGAATTCTTACCCATTTATACATGTTTACGTCCTTTATTAGTGTAAAAGAATATCTTGAGAAGTGTGATGTTGAATTGATAAAATATTTCCAGAACGAGAATTTCTCTCCGCAACGTGCTGAAACCAGGTCGCTGGTACCGCTTCAGGGTTGCCGCTATTAGCTCAGCTGGTAGCAGAGGTTTCTCGTCGCCCAGCCTTCCCTTCTACCCTAGGAAGGGACCCAGGGCGCCTCCACCGCCCAAACGCTTAAGGGTGCGCCCGGTGCGAACTGAAAACGGTATGTACCTACCTTTTTGTAAGTAAGTAAGGAACGTAATTTGTTATTGTGTGAAGAACTAAGTCCAATGACGGTGTTAGGTTTTGCATAAACGTGGAATTTAAACTTTCGGGGACTCAAATCTCTCATGTCGATGTCACCATTGTCACCTATCAAAACGATGTTCGTGTGCGTAGCCAAAAGCCGTCGTTTATCGTACGagatttactttatattttcTATGTTTTTAATCATAACCATAGGGTGGGAACTGGTGCAACTGCTTCTTATAATAAGTCTGTAACTGATGTTTCTAGACAGGTACACTACACTAGGTAGgtagtacagtcagccaagaaagtggttcaCCACTTTTCGATTCTATtttaaacacatataaaatggaaaaattgtaaaccacatttttggctgactgtaccttcaAAACTTTGGATGAATTGGAATCCTCGATGCGCAGATCCGACCTCCACTTGGCTGAATTCTTTGAAATGTCCAGCTAATATGCCTACCCGTCGATCACGACATGAGTTGCTCTTAAGCTGAATGCTCTCAAGTCTCAAGAGCTCTCGAACGATGCGCTGAACTAAACAATTTTGCAGTCTTCATTTTCATGTTAACGTTTAGTTTCAGCACCTGTATTCATTGCACCTGAATAGAATATAATCATTTCTAAATTATTACTTATTTCACTTGAGTATGATTTTAATTTGCACccaattattaaatttaataactcgataacagtaaTAGTAAAATTACTAGTttcttaaagaaattaattatgattataCTAATTTAAGAAcacttattaatttatttacaatttagaACAATACATAATAACTAATAAgaataaaatcataaaactatccaaataaactattccctgtcgttcccggtgcaaaagtgcAAATGACGCTCGCAGCATTTCCGCGTTGAATTACAATGGACAGCTTTCTAAACTGTTAACATGATAGGTATGATAGATAATAGAtaacataaattattaaaagatGCTTTTTTTTTACACGGACGGAAAATATCTCTTGTGTCCGGTTTGCTGAGATTCCTTAGTAGTGCAATCACAAATCACTGTAATCAGTGATTCATTTTATGACGCACGATGGAACGCGCAAAACGTACACAAATTACTTCGTAACTGAGCaaatttttcaaataaaattcaATCTCTTTCAGGTACAGTAACCGTTCGGCTCGAATGGAAGGAGCCCAACTCGGACTTACCGGTGAACAGATACAAAGTGTACTGGAGCCGTCGTGTCCGCGGCGTGACAGGGGATCTTGATTCTGTTCTAGTAAACCATCTGACAGTTCCTAGGGTAAGTTGGGGAAACTGTACGAAGGAGTGGTCCAGTAAATGCTTCAGATCAAGGAAACAAAAGTGTATCGCTATTTACACAACTGAACATTCATTTATAATAGTTAACTAAATACAGACAGCAGACAGCAAGACGTAAACTAGacaattttacattaaattttCTCGTCTATTCGgataagtgtgtgtgtgtctggccttcacatttgaccTTTTTACTCATTTTCCCAGGTGTTTTTGCGggttcatacttttgctacttacTACTCACAATTAGTGGTAAACGTAAGAAAAGAACTCTgaataaacactgatcattggtTTAAATAGACCAAAGTTGAAGACCGGACACTTTCCCTTACCCGTACCTATTGACCTTACAGTaccaaaatttaaaatttatggataaatactttcaaatgttggccactgcaccaaatgtcactgttctggacgtaagtgcatgctgttcttataaaaataccaaagtcactataagtgtgccgttcagatttgaggagttccgttc harbors:
- the LOC125242266 gene encoding anosmin-1; protein product: MRTGLMMENKIFGLLVILLLAPDALSKSKSRLAKLQVDALSKTRCDLTCIDVVKENRSECRAQCRAQEQKPGTCPGEDLPQWQAACVKTCDLDYQCDGTQRCCHHGCGSTCSEPTDLLTLPGLPALPIIEEVKEKRKSILIRWSDGVGDLARAVPGKILYLLEEQHHLGPKYEETRLGGWNLLLRTNKTRISLRNVLKPGRWYRFRVAAISSAGSRGFSSPSLPFYPRKGPRAPPPPKRLRVRPVRTENGTVTVRLEWKEPNSDLPVNRYKVYWSRRVRGVTGDLDSVLVNHLTVPRDKTYAEIKELKPNSMYFLQVQTISQFGTGKLRSDKAAVFYNTTSTPDIPPQSLKKHEKSKRVVKNLKLHKVIWQNGKLKARISWSPISSSEIRRYVVQWRTEKCENPQHENKVMSATTEQTSFEIYELDYDCTYKVNVNKSRKSVSPDSEILVAVPGCDYFQRRMNGTVFNCDL